TATGACGAGAACCGACCGATGAGTCACAAACTGGTTCGGGAGATTGTTGATGGTACTTCATCCTCTGAGTTGAGAATTGTGATTGAAGCCCATTGGAACATCTGGAGGAAGTTAGACGAGGAGATTTGCAAGCTGACTCAAGCGATTAAGGAGCAAGCGAAGACAGACCCCAACGAAGCAACTTACCGTTCTGCACCTGGGGTAGGTCCACTCTCTGCTCGCATACTTGCCAATGAATTAGGTGATATGTCGCAATTCAACAATGAACGTCAACTGTTTTCCTTTACAGGGCTGACTCCCGCCGAATATTCTAGTGGCGATAACATCCGTCGAGGGCATATCAGTAGACAAGGCAATAGCCGCTTGAGAGGAATACTGGTAGAGAGCGCGTGGCGGGCGATTGAGAAAGATACAGCCTTAGGGGAGTTCTTTGAGAGACTCTATCCTCGCACTGGCAAAAAGCGAGCGATTGTTGCTGTTGCTAGAAAACTGATTGGTCGGATTCGGGCAGCTTTCCACAACCAAGTTAATTACCAGATGGAATATCGAAATTCTAAGGCTCTTACTACAGCTTAAAGACTAGAAAGGCGATTGTTTTAGTCAAATTATCGAAAAATTAACAGCTCATTTTCAGGATGCATCGACAGATTTTTCTGCTGTGACCCCGTCCACATTTCGGTGAGCGCTTGGCGACCACGTTTTGATGTTTGAGGCGCAGCTCCTTCACAACGAACGAGGAAAGTGTAGCACTGTTACGACAGTGACTACGAATGACTGATTGTCGAGAAGGTCCTTGAATCGAGTTATATCTACCTGAAACAGGACGTGGGGTGAGTAACAATGATTGAGCTGATTGTAGTAGATCCCCTTGACAATCCACATGATTGAATTGTGGTCATTTGTTGAAAAAAACATTCATTGCTGTCTCCCCGATGAACTCGAAGCCGGAGATTCCTGGAGCGGCCTAAGTTTTGCCCAGCTAAGTGGGTTGATTCTCACAGGCCGTGTAGGCAAGCACACCGACTCTTTAGCGCAGGAGTTAGTCACAAGTACTGAAGGCAAGAGCGACTGCAAAGAATGGGGTACTGATGGCTGGCACTGAAGGCAAGAGCGACTGCAAAGAATGGGGTACTGATGGCTGGCAAGGATATGGGCGTGTGCTGCCTTCTGAAGTTGAACACTACATTAGCAAAGCCCTAACGCAAAGGTTAGAGCGCACCAACGGCATCCGGCGCCAACTCTCCAGGACGCTGGCATCGACGACAAAACAAGGCAAGGGAAGTTGTGGAACCAGACGAAAGTTACCCTACGTTTGGTCATCAGCTACTTCAATTAGATATGGCAACATTCGTGTCTGGGAACTACAGCGGATGGGCGAGCAGAGTTAACCGATCATCCTTGGACTTGGAATGACATTGCTACTTATCCCACGCTTTGTTAGAGCATGACCGGTTAACCCTCAGTTTACTAGCTTGCCTACACTTCTACCTAGAATGAAATAGCCCTGATGCGTAGAAGCGTTTACTATGGCACAATCCTTTTTGTACTTGGCAGTTTAACCACTTTTCTGATTTCTGCCTGTAACTGATGCCAGGATGCAGCCAGTCCGAGGCGGAATGCTCAACTTTAGCTGGCGAGATTCTCCCTCACCAGACCACTCTACATCGGCGCTGCCATACAATAGCTTGCTGGGTTGAGATTTTAAACTGGGTGCATCTAGGCTTACCTTGGCAAGCGCAGTTCCAGCGTTAACGGCAACAATCAGTTCCTCTGCACCTAAAATTCGTGCGAAGACGTAAGCTTCTGCCTGAGCGAATAAGACTTGGTAAGCACCTGTACGTAAGGCAGGATAAGCATGACGCAGAGCAATCAGTTTACGATGGTAATCTAGTACATCACGCTCCCAGTGGGCTTCCAGCGGAAAGCCACGCCGAGAATCTGGATCTAGACGACCCGGTAAACCAACCTCATCACCGTAGTAAATACTGGCAGCACCCGGAAAGGTCAATAATAGCAGCGTTGCTAGCTCAACACTGGCGCGATCGCCTCCAGCAATAGAAATCAACCTTGCCGTATCGTGACTAGCTAAGAGATTCAACTGGGTCAGCTGAATTTCCCAAGGGTAAAGTTGCAGCAGTTCCTGCATCTTTTCAGCGTACTCAGCGGCAAACAAAGGCGGATAGGGGTGGTAGGAGCGGTCTTGTACTTGCTCTATATCTACGCGATCGCCTGCGGTAAAGGCAATGGTAGGCGCGGCGAATAGATAATTCATCACCCCGTCAAACTGGGTACCATCCAGCCATTCGCGGGAATCCCCCCACACTTCCCCAACTATATAGGCTTCAGGGTTGATCGCTTTAACGCGATTGCGAAATTCCTGCCAAAAACCAGGGGTTTTAATCTCGAACGGGACATCTAAGCGCCAGCCGTCGATCCCGAACTTAATCCAGTGTTCGGCAATCTCCATGATGTATTCTCGCACTTCGGGATTGTTGTGGTTAAATACTGGCAGCGCCCGATTCCCAGCCCAACCCTGATAGTTAGCGGGGAACTCACCGTTGTAGGGTGATACAGGCCAGTCTTCAATTTTGAACCAATCCACCCAGGGAGAATGGGGACCATTTTCTAGAATGTCGTGAAAAAAGAAAAAGCCGCGACTGGCATGGTTAAATACCCCATCCAGAACTACTTTGATGTTGCGATCGTGGCAAGCATCTAACAGTTCCTTAAAAGCCTCATTCCCTCCTAGCATCGGATCTACCCGGTAATAATCGTGAGTGTGATAGCGGTGATTACTGGCTGATTGAAAGATCGGGGTGAAGTAGATGGCATTAATCCCCAAATTCTGCAAATAATCGAGCTGCTCTAAAATACCCCACAAATCTCCACCCTTGTAGCCTTGGAGTGTTGGCATCTCGTCCCAAGCTTCCCACGAGGCATTTTTTAACAGTCGCTTGCGCGGTTGTTGGCTTCTAGCAAAGCGGTCTGGAAAGATTTGATAGAAAACAGCGTGTTTGACCCAATCTGGAGTTTGAATCTGCATGATTACTCCCTAACCCTTCATTGACAAGGTACAGAGATTGATGAGTCTGTGGTTCTAACCTGGGATTGAATTTAAGAGGGTCAACGAAGGATGAGGGGTAAGGAGCCATCTTGGTAGTAACCTAATCGGTATTTAAATTGCATCGGGGCGTCTTGAAGGCACATCAGCTTAACTGGGAAATAAGGTACAAAACGAGTAGGTGAAGCGGGTAAAAGCTGTAGAACCAGCGGGCAGAACGCCCCTTTTGATGGTTAGCAGAGTTTACCAACAGCCCAGCCACAATCGCTGGTAGCTGAAATAGACCAAATTTAACCATTACAGCTATCAGGAGCAAATGCAGTCCCATCCAGACTACCCACCAAACTTCGCCGAAGCGAAATGCAGTGAATAAATAAATCACCGCCATGCCATAAGCGCCATATTCAACACGCAGCAATTGGGCTGTCACAAGACCCAAACCCCAGATCAAATATCGGTATTGGCTAAACCGACTACCCAAACGCAGAGTAATGAGTCCTAGAGACAGTGTAAATAGAATGTTGAGCCTGGTTCCTGACAAAGCTAGTACAAACAGTGGCTGACTAATCAAACCTAAAAGGACTAATCTGAGTAAGTATCGATTAAAGTTGCGAGTGTAGCGTTCGCCTTGGGTTAATAACCAAGCAAACAGAGGAAAGCTGAGTCGCCCAATCAGCCGAAATACCGGAAGATTTGGAAAGAAAACAACACCTATATGGTCAACCACCATGAAAATTGCCGCCAACATTTTGATTTGGTAATTATTTAGCTGCAATTTCATAGCTCACCACTGAGGGGTCATACT
This window of the Chroococcidiopsis sp. CCMEE 29 genome carries:
- a CDS encoding IS110 family transposase, giving the protein MKSLKQASYTGKEVFIGIDVHKKSYSVVARVDKEVIKKWTTVASPKELSQQLQKYFSGATIHSVYEAGFSGFALHRELVKYGIDNIVVHAAAIEVAANDRVKTDKRDAQKMAALLEAGRVRGNRIPTEQQEQRRMLTRTRQQLVEERTAIKNKIRMKFHQLGLIQYDENRPMSHKLVREIVDGTSSSELRIVIEAHWNIWRKLDEEICKLTQAIKEQAKTDPNEATYRSAPGVGPLSARILANELGDMSQFNNERQLFSFTGLTPAEYSSGDNIRRGHISRQGNSRLRGILVESAWRAIEKDTALGEFFERLYPRTGKKRAIVAVARKLIGRIRAAFHNQVNYQMEYRNSKALTTA
- a CDS encoding glycoside hydrolase family 13 protein, which gives rise to MQIQTPDWVKHAVFYQIFPDRFARSQQPRKRLLKNASWEAWDEMPTLQGYKGGDLWGILEQLDYLQNLGINAIYFTPIFQSASNHRYHTHDYYRVDPMLGGNEAFKELLDACHDRNIKVVLDGVFNHASRGFFFFHDILENGPHSPWVDWFKIEDWPVSPYNGEFPANYQGWAGNRALPVFNHNNPEVREYIMEIAEHWIKFGIDGWRLDVPFEIKTPGFWQEFRNRVKAINPEAYIVGEVWGDSREWLDGTQFDGVMNYLFAAPTIAFTAGDRVDIEQVQDRSYHPYPPLFAAEYAEKMQELLQLYPWEIQLTQLNLLASHDTARLISIAGGDRASVELATLLLLTFPGAASIYYGDEVGLPGRLDPDSRRGFPLEAHWERDVLDYHRKLIALRHAYPALRTGAYQVLFAQAEAYVFARILGAEELIVAVNAGTALAKVSLDAPSLKSQPSKLLYGSADVEWSGEGESRQLKLSIPPRTGCILASVTGRNQKSG
- a CDS encoding TraX family protein, with amino-acid sequence MKLQLNNYQIKMLAAIFMVVDHIGVVFFPNLPVFRLIGRLSFPLFAWLLTQGERYTRNFNRYLLRLVLLGLISQPLFVLALSGTRLNILFTLSLGLITLRLGSRFSQYRYLIWGLGLVTAQLLRVEYGAYGMAVIYLFTAFRFGEVWWVVWMGLHLLLIAVMVKFGLFQLPAIVAGLLVNSANHQKGRSARWFYSFYPLHLLVLYLISQLS